In one Pseudomonas sp. SG20056 genomic region, the following are encoded:
- the mnmC gene encoding bifunctional tRNA (5-methylaminomethyl-2-thiouridine)(34)-methyltransferase MnmD/FAD-dependent 5-carboxymethylaminomethyl-2-thiouridine(34) oxidoreductase MnmC, whose product MPSVPDAPTQQASLEWDEQGQPLSSQFADVYFSNENALAETRYVFLANNQLPERFAALTADQQMVIGETGFGTGLNFLCAWQLFEQHATATARLHFVSVEKYPLNCADLQRALALWPELAPYAEQLLAQYVALHPGFQRLVFADGRIVLTLLIGDARELFGQLDAQVDAWFLDGFAPAKNPDMWTPELFAELARLSHASTTLGTFTSTGYVRRRLNDAGFKMKRVPGLGKKWEVLKGVFVGTAEATEKPWFARPPQPVGERSTLVIGAGLAGCATAASLAQRGWQVTLLERHGAIAQEASGNPQGVLYLKLSAHHTTLSRLIVSGFGHTRRLLERLHKGQDWDNCGVLQLAFDSKEAQRQTQLAAAFPADLLTNLDRSAAEAKAGIALPAGGLFYPEAGWVHPPALCALLSQQPTIQLLLHQEALELRRNGDNWQAWNGEQLLASASVVVLASAAEIKGFTQSAGLPLKRIRGQITRLPATAASRALNTVVCAEGYVAPARQDEHTLGASFDFNSDDMTLNSADHASNLQLLDEISAELSGALNAAALNPEHLQGRAAFRCTSPDYLPIVGPLADAAAFAEAYAVLSKDARQVPEIPCPWLDGLYINSGHGSRGLITAPLSGELIAAWLNNEPLPVPADVAQACHPNRFALRALIRNKA is encoded by the coding sequence ATGCCCTCCGTACCTGACGCCCCAACCCAGCAAGCTAGCCTTGAGTGGGATGAGCAGGGCCAGCCATTGTCCAGCCAATTCGCCGACGTGTACTTCTCCAACGAGAACGCGCTGGCCGAAACCCGCTACGTGTTTCTCGCCAACAACCAACTGCCGGAACGCTTTGCCGCGCTGACGGCCGATCAGCAGATGGTGATTGGCGAAACAGGCTTCGGCACCGGGCTGAACTTCCTATGCGCCTGGCAGCTGTTCGAGCAGCACGCCACGGCAACTGCGCGCCTGCATTTTGTCAGCGTGGAAAAGTACCCGCTGAACTGTGCTGACCTGCAGCGCGCACTGGCGCTGTGGCCAGAACTGGCGCCTTATGCCGAACAGCTGCTGGCGCAGTACGTGGCGCTGCACCCGGGCTTTCAGCGCCTGGTATTTGCCGACGGACGCATTGTTCTAACCTTGCTGATTGGCGATGCACGTGAGCTGTTCGGGCAACTGGATGCTCAGGTCGACGCCTGGTTTCTCGATGGCTTTGCGCCGGCGAAAAACCCGGATATGTGGACGCCCGAACTGTTCGCCGAACTGGCCCGACTGTCCCACGCCAGCACCACCCTGGGCACCTTCACCAGCACTGGCTATGTACGCCGTCGCCTGAACGATGCCGGCTTCAAGATGAAGCGTGTGCCGGGCCTGGGCAAGAAATGGGAAGTGCTTAAAGGTGTCTTTGTTGGTACAGCCGAGGCGACCGAAAAGCCCTGGTTTGCCCGCCCGCCGCAACCGGTTGGCGAGCGCAGCACACTGGTGATCGGCGCAGGCCTGGCCGGCTGCGCCACTGCCGCCAGCCTGGCCCAGCGCGGCTGGCAGGTCACCCTACTGGAGCGGCACGGCGCCATTGCCCAGGAAGCCTCGGGCAACCCGCAAGGCGTGCTCTACCTCAAGCTCTCAGCCCATCACACCACGCTGTCACGTCTGATCGTCAGCGGCTTCGGCCATACACGCCGGCTGCTGGAGCGCCTGCACAAAGGCCAGGACTGGGATAACTGCGGCGTACTGCAACTGGCTTTCGATTCCAAAGAAGCGCAGCGCCAAACGCAACTCGCTGCGGCCTTTCCGGCCGATTTGCTGACGAACCTGGACAGAAGCGCCGCCGAAGCCAAAGCCGGCATAGCCCTGCCCGCCGGCGGTCTGTTCTACCCAGAGGCGGGTTGGGTGCATCCACCTGCGCTGTGTGCACTGCTTAGCCAGCAGCCGACTATCCAGCTGCTACTGCATCAGGAAGCCTTGGAGCTGCGTCGTAACGGTGACAACTGGCAGGCCTGGAATGGCGAGCAGTTGCTGGCCAGCGCCAGCGTGGTGGTGTTGGCCAGTGCCGCCGAGATCAAAGGGTTTACCCAAAGCGCAGGCTTACCGCTTAAGCGCATTCGCGGGCAGATCACTCGCTTACCAGCCACCGCAGCCAGTCGCGCATTGAACACTGTGGTATGCGCCGAGGGCTACGTTGCGCCGGCACGCCAGGATGAACACACCCTGGGTGCGAGCTTCGATTTCAACAGTGATGATATGACGCTGAACAGCGCCGATCACGCAAGCAATCTGCAGTTATTGGACGAGATATCAGCCGAGCTTTCCGGCGCACTAAACGCCGCAGCACTCAACCCCGAACACCTGCAAGGCCGCGCCGCGTTTCGCTGTACCAGCCCGGACTATCTACCGATTGTCGGCCCGTTAGCTGACGCCGCCGCCTTTGCCGAGGCCTATGCGGTGCTAAGCAAGGATGCCCGCCAAGTGCCAGAAATACCCTGCCCCTGGCTGGATGGCCTATATATCAACAGCGGGCATGGCTCACGCGGGCTGATTACCGCGCCGCTGTCCGGCGAGCTGATCGCCGCTTGGCTGAACAACGAGCCGTTACCCGTGCCCGCCGACGTGGCGCAAGCCTGCCATCCGAATCGCTTCGCATTGCGAGCGCTGATCCGCAACAAGGCTTAA
- the greB gene encoding transcription elongation factor GreB gives MSRYRPPRSAGTPLITPEGSARMRAELHELWHVRRPQVTQSVSEAAAQGDRSENAEYTYGKKMLREIDSRVRFLTKRLENLKVVSARPSDPDKVYFGAWVTLEDEDGIESRYRIIGPDELDLKNNLISIDSPLARTLIGKSLDAEVRVQTPSGEKTWYIVAIDYL, from the coding sequence ATGAGCCGTTATCGCCCACCCCGCTCCGCCGGCACGCCCTTGATCACCCCCGAGGGCTCGGCGCGCATGCGCGCCGAGCTGCATGAGCTGTGGCATGTACGCCGCCCCCAGGTTACCCAGTCGGTCAGTGAAGCTGCCGCGCAGGGGGACCGCTCGGAGAATGCCGAATACACCTACGGCAAGAAGATGCTGCGCGAAATCGACAGCCGCGTACGTTTTCTGACCAAGCGCCTGGAAAACCTCAAGGTCGTCAGCGCCCGGCCCAGCGATCCGGATAAGGTCTACTTCGGCGCCTGGGTCACCCTGGAAGATGAGGACGGCATCGAGTCGCGCTACCGCATCATCGGCCCGGATGAGCTGGACCTGAAAAACAACCTGATCAGCATCGACTCGCCCCTGGCCCGCACCCTGATCGGCAAAAGCCTGGACGCCGAAGTGCGGGTGCAAACCCCGAGCGGCGAGAAGACCTGGTACATCGTTGCCATCGACTACCTGTGA
- a CDS encoding ABC transporter ATP-binding protein has protein sequence MSSSILTARNLSKVVPSTEGELTILHDLSLELVSGGSLAIVGSSGSGKSTLLGLLAGLDLPSSGSVVLAGNDLASLDEDQRARVRAEHVGFVFQSFQLLDSLNALENVMLPLELEGHADARQRARTLLERVGLGQRLTHYPRQLSGGEQQRVAIARAFAAEPAVLFADEPTGNLDSHTGERISDLLFELNQERGATLVLVTHDERLAHRCQRLIRLEGGHLVDHVEP, from the coding sequence ATGAGCTCAAGTATTCTCACCGCGCGAAACCTTAGCAAAGTGGTCCCCAGCACGGAAGGCGAACTCACCATACTCCATGATCTGTCACTGGAGCTGGTTTCCGGTGGCAGCCTGGCGATTGTCGGCAGCTCCGGTTCGGGTAAATCCACCCTGCTCGGCCTGCTCGCCGGGCTCGACCTGCCCAGTAGCGGCAGCGTGGTATTGGCTGGCAACGACCTGGCCAGCCTCGATGAAGATCAGCGTGCGCGCGTTCGCGCTGAGCACGTCGGTTTCGTCTTTCAGTCCTTCCAGTTGCTCGACAGTTTGAATGCCCTGGAAAACGTCATGCTACCGCTGGAGCTTGAGGGCCATGCCGATGCCCGCCAGCGCGCCCGCACCCTGCTCGAACGGGTCGGCCTGGGCCAACGTCTGACCCATTACCCACGGCAACTATCGGGTGGCGAACAGCAACGCGTGGCCATCGCCCGCGCCTTTGCCGCCGAGCCTGCGGTGCTGTTTGCCGACGAGCCCACCGGCAACCTCGACAGCCACACCGGCGAGCGCATCAGCGACCTGTTGTTCGAACTGAACCAGGAGCGCGGCGCGACCCTGGTACTGGTTACCCATGACGAGCGCCTGGCGCACCGCTGCCAACGCCTGATCCGCTTGGAAGGCGGCCACCTGGTCGACCACGTGGAACCTTGA
- the rmf gene encoding ribosome modulation factor, translated as MRRLKRDPLERAFLRGYQYGISGKSRELCPFTLPSVRQAWLNGWREGRGDNWDGMTGTAGIHRLNELHAVG; from the coding sequence ATGAGAAGACTTAAGCGTGATCCGTTAGAAAGAGCTTTTTTGCGCGGCTATCAATACGGCATCAGTGGTAAATCCCGCGAACTCTGTCCATTCACCCTCCCCTCTGTCCGCCAAGCCTGGTTAAACGGCTGGCGCGAAGGCCGCGGTGACAATTGGGACGGCATGACCGGCACCGCCGGCATCCATCGACTCAACGAACTTCACGCTGTCGGCTGA
- a CDS encoding quinone-dependent dihydroorotate dehydrogenase has product MYTLARELLFKLSPEASHELSIDLIGAGGRLGLNGLLTKRPAALPVKVMGLEFPNPVGLAAGLDKNGDAIDGFAQLGFGFVEIGTVTPRPQPGNPKPRLFRLPEAEAIINRMGFNNHGVDHLLARVQAAKYKGVLGINIGKNFDTPVENAVDDYLLCLDKVYQYASYVTVNVSSPNTPGLRSLQFGDSLKQLLEALRKRQEDLAAQYGKRVPLAIKIAPDMSDEETIEVANALVEAGMDAVIATNTTLGREGVHGLECADEAGGLSGAPVREKSTHIVQVLAGELKGRLPIIAVGGITEGRHAAEKIAAGASLVQIYSGFIYKGPALIREAVDAIAALPHKA; this is encoded by the coding sequence ATGTATACCCTGGCCCGCGAGCTGCTGTTCAAACTTTCCCCCGAAGCCTCCCATGAACTGTCCATCGACTTGATCGGTGCTGGCGGTCGTCTGGGGCTTAACGGTTTACTGACCAAGAGGCCGGCCGCGCTGCCGGTCAAGGTGATGGGGCTGGAATTCCCCAACCCGGTCGGTTTGGCTGCCGGCTTGGACAAGAACGGCGACGCCATCGATGGTTTTGCTCAGTTGGGCTTCGGTTTTGTGGAAATTGGCACCGTGACGCCGCGTCCGCAGCCGGGTAACCCCAAGCCACGTCTGTTCCGTCTGCCTGAGGCGGAGGCGATCATCAATCGCATGGGCTTTAACAACCACGGTGTAGATCACCTGCTGGCCCGTGTGCAGGCAGCCAAATACAAGGGCGTGCTGGGCATCAATATCGGCAAGAATTTCGATACGCCGGTCGAGAACGCAGTGGATGACTACCTGCTGTGCCTGGACAAGGTCTATCAGTACGCCAGCTACGTCACCGTTAACGTCAGCTCGCCGAATACGCCGGGGCTGCGCAGCCTGCAGTTCGGCGACTCGCTCAAGCAATTGCTCGAAGCCCTGCGTAAGCGTCAGGAAGATCTGGCCGCGCAGTACGGCAAGCGTGTGCCGCTGGCGATCAAGATCGCGCCGGACATGAGCGATGAAGAAACTATCGAAGTTGCCAATGCGCTGGTTGAAGCCGGCATGGATGCGGTGATCGCCACCAACACCACGCTGGGCCGCGAAGGTGTGCATGGTCTGGAGTGTGCCGATGAGGCGGGCGGGCTGTCTGGCGCACCGGTGCGTGAGAAGAGCACGCACATTGTTCAGGTGCTGGCCGGTGAATTGAAAGGCCGTTTGCCGATCATCGCCGTGGGCGGGATTACCGAAGGCAGGCATGCGGCTGAGAAGATCGCTGCAGGTGCCAGCCTGGTACAGATCTACTCGGGGTTTATCTACAAGGGCCCGGCATTGATCCGTGAAGCGGTGGATGCAATTGCGGCGCTGCCACACAAGGCCTGA
- a CDS encoding ABC transporter permease yields MKQLPFTRLLSLASRQLLRDARAGELRVLFFALLIAVAASTAIGYFSARLNDGMLLRATEFLAADLRLTGSSPSTPEQISTGKQLGLEHAQLVEFSSVVASDAGIQLASIKAADSAYPLRGELKSAAALYDTEQIGTGPQPGEAWAEARLFVALNLKPGDSVEVGAKTLRLTRVLTFLPDEAGDFYSLTPHLLMHLDDLAATGVVQPGSRVRYQELWRGEADALAQYRQGITLAPNQRLEDAKDGNRQVGSALGRAERYLNLASLAAVLLAGVAVALSAARFAARRFDASALLRCLGLSRNQALGLFSLQLALLGITASLIGALLGWLAQLALFNMLQNLLPAQIPPGGLWPALAGMATGLVALAGFALPPLAALGRVPPLRVLRRDMLPVPASSWLVYGAALLALGLIMWRLSLDLQLTFALLGGGLVTALLLGGLLLLGLQSLRRMLAGASLPWRLGLGQLLRHPLAAAGQSLAFGLIILAMALIALLRGELLDTWQDQLPENAPNHFALNILPADKDAFAARLNELSPHPAPLFPVVPGRLVMINGEPVRQIVSKESQGERAIRRDLSLTWAEDLPADNNLIAGNWWTDANTSELPGVSVESELAESLQLKLGDRLSFSVGGLNRDAVVSSLREVDWNNFQPNFYMVFQPGTLQDLPVTYLTSFYLPPQYEKQLVELSRAFPAVTLLQVEALLEQLRSILAQVTLAIEFVLLFVLAAGLAVLFAGLQATLDERIRQGALLRALGAERKLLIKARRAEFGLLGASSGLLAAFGCELISFLLYRFAFDLAWQPHPWLLLLPLIGALLVGTAGVLGTRRALNISPLTVLREG; encoded by the coding sequence ATGAAACAGCTGCCATTTACCCGCCTGCTCTCCCTCGCTAGCCGTCAGTTACTGCGCGATGCCCGCGCCGGTGAGTTGCGCGTGCTGTTTTTCGCCCTGCTGATAGCGGTCGCCGCCAGCACGGCCATCGGTTATTTCAGTGCACGCCTGAACGACGGCATGCTGCTGCGTGCCACCGAATTTCTTGCTGCCGACCTGCGCCTGACCGGCAGCTCGCCCAGCACACCCGAGCAGATCAGCACAGGTAAACAGCTGGGGCTGGAACACGCGCAGCTGGTCGAGTTCTCCAGCGTGGTGGCCAGCGATGCCGGCATCCAACTGGCCAGCATCAAGGCAGCGGACAGCGCTTACCCGCTGCGGGGCGAACTGAAGAGTGCCGCCGCGCTGTATGACACTGAACAAATCGGCACCGGCCCGCAGCCCGGTGAAGCCTGGGCCGAAGCCCGTCTGTTTGTCGCACTCAATCTGAAACCCGGCGACAGCGTCGAGGTCGGCGCAAAAACCCTGCGCCTGACCCGTGTATTGACCTTCCTCCCGGATGAAGCCGGTGATTTCTACAGCTTGACGCCGCACCTGCTGATGCACCTGGATGACCTCGCCGCCACCGGCGTGGTGCAGCCAGGCAGCCGCGTGCGTTATCAGGAGTTATGGCGCGGTGAGGCGGATGCATTGGCGCAGTATCGCCAGGGCATCACCCTCGCCCCCAACCAGCGCCTGGAAGATGCCAAAGATGGCAATCGCCAGGTCGGCAGCGCCCTGGGCCGCGCCGAACGCTATCTGAACCTCGCCAGCCTGGCCGCCGTGCTACTGGCCGGGGTGGCCGTGGCCCTTTCGGCAGCACGCTTTGCCGCCAGGCGTTTCGATGCCAGTGCACTGCTGCGCTGCTTGGGGCTGTCCCGTAACCAGGCACTCGGCCTGTTCAGCCTGCAACTGGCGCTGCTGGGGATTACCGCCAGCCTGATCGGCGCATTACTGGGCTGGCTGGCTCAGCTGGCTCTGTTCAATATGCTACAGAACCTGCTCCCAGCGCAGATTCCGCCTGGCGGGCTGTGGCCCGCACTGGCCGGCATGGCTACCGGACTGGTCGCCCTCGCAGGCTTCGCCTTGCCGCCACTGGCGGCACTCGGCCGTGTGCCGCCGTTGCGAGTCCTGCGTCGCGATATGCTGCCGGTGCCGGCCAGCTCCTGGCTGGTGTATGGCGCCGCCTTGCTGGCACTCGGCTTGATCATGTGGCGCTTGAGCCTTGATCTGCAGCTGACCTTCGCCCTGCTCGGTGGAGGCCTGGTCACCGCACTACTACTGGGTGGATTGCTGCTGCTCGGCCTGCAAAGTCTACGCCGTATGCTGGCCGGCGCTTCACTGCCCTGGAGGCTGGGCCTGGGCCAATTGTTGCGTCACCCACTGGCTGCAGCCGGACAGTCGCTGGCTTTCGGCCTGATCATTCTGGCCATGGCGCTGATCGCCTTGCTGCGTGGCGAACTGCTCGACACCTGGCAGGATCAGCTGCCCGAAAATGCGCCTAACCACTTCGCCCTGAATATCCTGCCGGCAGACAAGGACGCCTTCGCCGCTCGCCTTAATGAACTATCACCGCATCCCGCGCCACTGTTCCCCGTGGTGCCCGGTCGACTGGTGATGATCAATGGCGAACCAGTGCGACAGATCGTCAGCAAGGAATCCCAGGGCGAGCGCGCGATTCGCCGCGACCTAAGCCTGACATGGGCCGAGGATTTGCCAGCGGATAACAACTTGATCGCCGGTAACTGGTGGACGGATGCCAATACCAGCGAATTACCGGGCGTATCGGTGGAGTCCGAACTGGCCGAAAGCCTGCAACTGAAACTCGGCGACCGCTTGAGCTTTAGCGTCGGCGGCCTTAACCGCGATGCGGTGGTCAGCAGCCTGCGTGAAGTGGACTGGAATAACTTCCAGCCCAACTTCTATATGGTCTTCCAGCCCGGCACCCTGCAGGATCTACCGGTCACCTACTTGACCAGTTTCTACCTGCCGCCGCAGTACGAAAAGCAACTGGTTGAGCTGTCGCGTGCCTTCCCGGCCGTGACCTTGCTGCAGGTCGAGGCGCTGCTGGAACAACTGCGCAGCATTCTCGCCCAGGTCACCCTGGCCATCGAGTTTGTTCTGCTGTTCGTGCTGGCTGCTGGCCTCGCAGTGCTGTTCGCCGGGCTGCAAGCGACCCTGGATGAACGCATTCGCCAGGGCGCTCTGCTGCGCGCGCTGGGTGCCGAGCGCAAGCTGCTGATCAAGGCGCGCCGCGCCGAATTCGGTCTGCTTGGCGCATCCAGCGGCCTGCTGGCGGCCTTTGGTTGTGAGCTGATCAGCTTCCTGCTCTATCGATTTGCCTTCGACCTCGCCTGGCAACCGCATCCCTGGCTGCTTCTGCTGCCGCTGATTGGCGCACTGCTGGTGGGTACGGCCGGTGTTCTCGGTACCCGCCGCGCCCTGAATATCAGCCCGCTGACGGTACTGCGCGAGGGCTGA
- a CDS encoding arylesterase: MRKWLIGTALSLLLWGPAAFAGTVLVVGDSISAAFGLDTRQGWVALLEKRLAEEGFEHQVVNASISGDTSAGGAARLPALLAEHQPELVIIELGGNDGLRGQPPAQLQQNLAAMVQASQQKGAKVLILGMQLPPNYGVRYTTAFAEVFPKVAQAHDAALVPFVLEGVGGVPSLMQNDGIHPTAEAQPKLLENVWPTLKPLL; encoded by the coding sequence ATGCGTAAGTGGTTGATCGGTACTGCCCTGAGCCTGCTGCTGTGGGGGCCTGCGGCGTTCGCGGGTACCGTACTGGTCGTCGGCGATAGTATCAGCGCGGCTTTTGGCCTGGATACCCGCCAGGGGTGGGTCGCTTTGCTGGAAAAACGCCTGGCGGAGGAGGGTTTTGAGCATCAGGTGGTCAATGCTTCGATCAGCGGCGATACCAGCGCAGGCGGCGCCGCACGGCTGCCTGCGCTGCTTGCAGAGCATCAGCCGGAGCTGGTGATTATCGAGTTGGGAGGCAACGATGGCCTGCGTGGCCAGCCCCCGGCGCAATTGCAACAAAACCTTGCGGCCATGGTGCAGGCATCGCAGCAGAAGGGCGCCAAGGTGCTGATCCTTGGCATGCAGCTACCGCCCAATTACGGTGTGCGCTACACCACGGCGTTCGCTGAGGTGTTCCCCAAGGTGGCGCAGGCGCATGACGCTGCCCTGGTGCCTTTCGTGCTGGAGGGCGTAGGTGGTGTGCCTTCGCTGATGCAAAACGACGGCATTCACCCCACTGCCGAAGCGCAACCCAAGCTGCTGGAAAACGTCTGGCCGACCCTGAAACCTTTGCTCTGA
- a CDS encoding DUF2835 domain-containing protein, translating to MPSLVFDIALPAERLRVVYQGRANRILVQSRDGRSVSVPAHHFRPFLTHDGVYGSFELEFSAAGELLSLRRLG from the coding sequence ATGCCCAGTTTGGTGTTTGATATTGCGTTACCGGCCGAGCGCTTGCGTGTGGTCTATCAAGGGCGTGCCAACCGGATATTAGTGCAAAGTCGCGACGGACGGAGCGTCAGTGTGCCGGCCCACCATTTTCGGCCGTTTCTGACCCATGATGGAGTCTATGGTTCCTTCGAACTCGAGTTCAGCGCTGCCGGTGAGTTACTCAGCCTGCGCCGCTTGGGCTGA
- the rlmKL gene encoding bifunctional 23S rRNA (guanine(2069)-N(7))-methyltransferase RlmK/23S rRNA (guanine(2445)-N(2))-methyltransferase RlmL, which yields MSDRYELFLTCPKGLEGLLLEEASSLGLEDAREHTSAIRGMADMETAYRLCLWSRLANRVLLVLKRYSVQDAQSLYEGVLEVDWFEHLESTGSLAVEFSGNGSGIDNTHFGALKVKDAIVDKLRLKDGTRPSVDKLNPDLRIHLRLDRGEAILSLDLSGHSLHQRGYRLQQGAAPLKENLAAAVLIRAGWPRIAAEGGALADPMCGVGTFLVEAAMIAADIAPNMTREQWGFSKWLGHVPALWKKVHAEAEERAAAGMAKPPLWIRGYEADPRLIQPARNNIERAGMSDWVKVYQGEVATFEPRPDQNQKGLVICNPPYGERLGDEASLLYLYQNLGERLRQACMGWEAAVFTGAPDLGKRMGIRSHKQYAFWNGALPCKLLLIKVQPEQFVTGERRTPEQREREREQAEADKAPLEPVERQYNKNGNPIKPAAAPAPVVEQARLSEGGQMFANRLQKNLKQLGKWARKEGVECYRLYDADMPEYSMAVDLYGDWVHVQEYAAPKSIDPEKAKARMFDAIAAIPQALGVDKSKVVIKRRERQSGTKQYQRQATQGQFMEVSEGGVKLLVNLTDYLDTGLFLDHRPLRLRIQKEAAGKRFLNLFCYTATATVHAAKGGARTTTSVDLSKTYLDWARRNLSLNGYSDKNRLEQGDVMAWLAEDRGEYELIFIDPPTFSNSKRMEGIFDVQRDHVQMLDLAMARLTKDGVLYFSNNFRKFELDESLAARYQVEEISASTLDPDFARNPKIHRAWRFSLRG from the coding sequence ATGTCGGATCGTTACGAACTCTTCCTCACCTGCCCCAAGGGTCTTGAAGGCCTGCTGCTCGAAGAAGCCAGCAGCCTCGGCCTTGAAGATGCGCGTGAGCACACCTCGGCCATCCGTGGCATGGCCGACATGGAAACCGCCTACCGTCTGTGCCTGTGGTCGCGCCTGGCCAACCGCGTGCTATTGGTGCTCAAACGCTACAGCGTGCAGGACGCCCAGAGCCTTTATGAAGGCGTGCTGGAAGTTGATTGGTTCGAGCACCTGGAATCCACCGGCAGTCTGGCCGTGGAATTCAGCGGTAACGGCTCGGGTATCGACAACACCCATTTCGGCGCCTTGAAGGTCAAGGATGCCATCGTCGACAAGCTGCGCCTGAAAGACGGTACGCGGCCGTCGGTCGACAAGCTCAACCCGGACCTGCGCATTCATCTGCGCCTGGATCGCGGTGAGGCGATTCTCTCCCTCGATCTCTCCGGCCATAGCCTGCACCAGCGCGGTTACCGCCTGCAGCAGGGTGCTGCACCGCTGAAGGAAAACCTCGCCGCTGCCGTACTGATCCGCGCCGGCTGGCCACGTATCGCGGCAGAAGGCGGCGCATTGGCTGACCCGATGTGCGGCGTCGGCACCTTCCTGGTCGAGGCGGCGATGATCGCCGCCGACATCGCGCCGAATATGACCCGTGAGCAATGGGGCTTCAGCAAATGGCTGGGCCATGTGCCGGCCTTGTGGAAGAAGGTGCACGCCGAGGCCGAAGAGCGCGCAGCAGCAGGTATGGCCAAGCCACCGCTGTGGATTCGCGGTTACGAAGCCGACCCACGGCTGATTCAGCCGGCGCGCAATAACATTGAACGCGCGGGCATGAGCGACTGGGTCAAGGTCTATCAGGGCGAAGTGGCGACCTTCGAGCCGCGTCCAGACCAGAACCAGAAAGGCTTGGTGATCTGCAACCCACCCTATGGCGAGCGCCTGGGTGATGAAGCCAGCCTGCTGTATCTCTACCAGAATCTCGGCGAGCGTCTGCGTCAGGCTTGCATGGGCTGGGAAGCGGCGGTGTTTACCGGCGCGCCAGACCTGGGCAAGCGCATGGGCATCCGCAGCCACAAGCAATACGCCTTCTGGAACGGCGCTCTGCCGTGCAAATTGCTGCTGATCAAGGTGCAGCCCGAGCAGTTCGTCACCGGTGAGCGCCGTACGCCTGAGCAGCGTGAACGCGAGCGTGAGCAGGCTGAGGCCGATAAGGCGCCGCTTGAACCGGTGGAGCGCCAGTACAACAAGAACGGTAACCCGATCAAACCGGCGGCTGCACCGGCTCCGGTGGTCGAACAGGCGCGCCTGAGTGAAGGCGGGCAGATGTTTGCCAACCGCCTGCAGAAGAACCTCAAGCAGCTGGGCAAATGGGCGCGTAAGGAAGGCGTTGAGTGCTACCGCCTGTACGACGCCGATATGCCGGAATATTCCATGGCGGTGGATCTGTATGGCGATTGGGTGCATGTGCAGGAATATGCTGCGCCCAAGTCGATTGACCCTGAGAAAGCCAAGGCGCGCATGTTCGACGCCATTGCCGCGATTCCGCAGGCGCTGGGCGTCGACAAGAGCAAGGTGGTGATCAAGCGCCGCGAACGCCAGAGCGGTACCAAGCAGTACCAGCGCCAGGCCACTCAGGGCCAGTTTATGGAAGTCAGCGAGGGCGGCGTAAAGCTGCTGGTCAACCTCACCGATTACCTGGATACCGGGCTGTTCCTCGATCACCGTCCGCTGCGCCTGCGCATTCAGAAAGAGGCCGCCGGCAAGCGCTTCCTCAACCTTTTCTGCTACACCGCCACCGCGACTGTGCATGCGGCCAAGGGCGGCGCGCGTACCACCACCAGCGTCGACCTGTCGAAAACCTATCTGGACTGGGCGCGGCGCAACCTGTCGCTCAATGGCTATTCGGACAAGAACCGCCTGGAGCAGGGTGACGTGATGGCCTGGCTGGCCGAAGACCGTGGCGAATACGAGTTGATCTTTATCGACCCGCCGACCTTCTCCAACTCCAAGCGCATGGAAGGCATCTTCGACGTGCAGCGCGACCATGTGCAAATGCTCGATCTGGCCATGGCCCGCCTGACCAAGGACGGTGTGTTGTATTTCTCCAACAACTTCCGCAAGTTTGAGCTCGATGAGAGCCTGGCGGCGCGGTATCAAGTGGAAGAAATCAGCGCTTCGACCCTGGATCCAGATTTCGCCCGCAACCCGAAAATCCACCGCGCCTGGCGGTTTAGCCTGCGCGGTTGA